The nucleotide sequence GGGGAGCGAGTAGGCGTTCCGTACGTTGAGCTTGGCCGTCTCCGCGGCGATCGGCGGACGTGCCGCGATCGTCGTCGCGAGCTCGCGCGCCCGGGCGCGCAGCGCCTCCAGGTCGACGACCTCGCTCACGATGCCCCAGGCGAGCGCGCGCTGAGCGTCGATGGGGTCGCCGGTCAGCAGCATCAAGCTCGCGTTCGAGGGACCCGCGCTGTGCGCGAGGAAGGCGGCCTGGCCGCCCCCGCCAACCCAGCCGAGCTTGATCTCGGGTGCCGCGAAGGTGGCGTTGCGCGACGCGATGCGCACATCGCAGGACATGGCAAGCTCCAGCCCTCCGCCGTAGGCGTAGCCATTGATCGCAGCCATCACCGGCGTGCGGATCGATCGCACCGAGTCGCCGTGGTCGGGCCGAACACAGAACGCCCACGGATCGGGGTAGGCGTCGAGCCCGACGATGTTCGACCCGAGGCAGAACGAGCGCTCCCCCGCCCGGGTGAGTACGAGGACACGAACCTCCCAATCCGCAATACCTGACCGGCTGAGCGCTGGTGATCATGTTTGCTCATTTCCTCGGTAACCCGTCGTATACCCCACTTCCTCTCCGCGTGTCCCCACCTCTCGGTCCGCCAGGCAGGGCCCACCCTGTTGGCATGCATCACAGCGATCCTCGGAACGGCGGCACCCCGGGAGACCCGACCTCGACCTGCCAGAGAGCGCCAATTAAATGCGGAGTTGCTGACTCGCCGCTGTGTCCGCCGTCAGTGACGTATAGGCGATCGCCAGCAAAGGCGCAGTTCGTCGGGTTCGCGCCGACCTCGAGGAAGCCAACGAGCGATCCTGCTGGGTCGAGGATGTGCAGGCCGCCA is from Acidimicrobiales bacterium and encodes:
- a CDS encoding enoyl-CoA hydratase-related protein; protein product: MADWEVRVLVLTRAGERSFCLGSNIVGLDAYPDPWAFCVRPDHGDSVRSIRTPVMAAINGYAYGGGLELAMSCDVRIASRNATFAAPEIKLGWVGGGGQAAFLAHSAGPSNASLMLLTGDPIDAQRALAWGIVSEVVDLEALRARARELATTIAARPPIAAETAKLNVRNAYSLPLEHCILYERDLQTICFTSEDAAEGRAAFKEKRVPKFRGR